Within the Acidipropionibacterium acidipropionici genome, the region TGGGGGTTCAAGTCCCTCGTGCCCTGCGACGCAGGATGCATACCTGCACGCAGTCGCGGTCGCGACCACCCGATCGGGCTGGCAGACTGGCAGCATCGAATCTGGCAGACGACCCGAAGGACAAGCGTGACAGACGAGCAGCATCCTCGCGGAGCTGACGGGCAGTCCCCGTCCTCGGACGATTCTCTGGCCCCCACCGGTGAGGCCCTCTCCTCCGGCAAGCTTCCCGACACCGATGACTACGAGGTCGTCGATGAGGAGGCCGAGGAGCTGACCGGCACCGACGGCGAGCCCGATTCGACTCCCGACAAGGGCGATCCGCAGGACATGGTGGTCGACGACCCCGAGCAGCTCGACGAGGCGGAAGACGCCGCCCGCAAGGCCCGCTCCAGCCGTCCGCGCCGCAGGAACGCCGCCCAGGCCACTGCGAAGTCCACCGACAAGACGGACGATGAGCCCGAGGACGACGAGGCGGCCGAGGATCAGGCGGACCAGAAGGCCGACGACGCCGGGAAGCCCCATGTGCCGCGCCGCGAGATCACCAGGGCCCCGGTCCGCCGCTCGAAGGCCGAGAAGGCCGACGACGAGGACGCCGGCAAGCGCGCCAATCCGGTGAAGTTCACGAAACAGTCCGTGGCCGAGCTCAAGAAGGTCAAGTGGCCCACGGCCTCCGAGACGGGCCAGTACTTCCTGGTCGTCCTGGTCTTCGTGCTCCTGATCATCGCGGTGGTGGGCGGCCTCGACGCCCTGTTCGCGTGGGGTCTGCTGAAGACCCTCGGCGACTGACGAAGGGCCTGCGCTGAGAGAGAATGGCGCAAACCCATACAACGACGGAGAATTGACCGGTGACTGACAGCCCAGAATTCAACGACGCGGGACGCAACGAGCCCACGAGTGACGACCAGGACACGAGTGCGGCCGAGCCGCAGATCGACCTCGATGCGCTCGGGGCCGAGGAGTCGGACTCGTCCAAGGACGACGACATCCAGATCGACCTCGGCGCTCTCGGCGACGACGAGAAGCCGGCCGAGGAGGCCCCGCTGAACCTCGACTTCGATGCCGAGGAGTCCGGGCCGGCCGATGAGGACGTCGCCCGCAACCTGGGTATCGGACAGGCCCTGGACCAGGAGGAAGAGGAGGAGTCCGCCGAGGACGAGGCCTCCCAGCAGAATCAGGACGCCGTCGACGCCGCCGTCGAGAAGCTCAAGGACGACCTGTCGTCCAAGTTCGGCGAGTGGTACGTCGTGCACACCTACTCCGGCATGGAGAACAAGGTGAAGCAGAATCTCGACGCCCGGGTGCAGACCCTCAACATGGAGGACTACATCTACGAGACGGTTGTGCCCACCGAGGAGGTCGTCGAGATCCGCAACGGCGCCCGCAAGACGATCACCCGGGTATACCTGCCCGGCTACGTCCTGGTGCGCATGGATCTCACCGACGAGTCCTGGGGCACCGTCCGGCACACCCCCTCGGTGACCGGCTTCGTCGGCCAGTCGACCACCCCGGTGCCGCTGACCTTCGACGAGGTCGTCAAGATGCTGACCCCCTCGGTGATCGCCCAGGTGAATCACGACATGGCGGGCCAGGCGCCCTCCCCGAAGGCCAAGCGCAAGGTCGAGGTCGCCGACTACGAGGTGGGCGAATCGGTGCAGATCACCGACGGCGCCTTCACCGGCGTGCCGGCCATCATCACCGAGATCAACGTCAACAGCCAGCGGATCAAGGCCTCGGTCGAGATCCTCGGCCGGTCCACCCCGGTGGACCTGGAGTTCAATCAGATCGAGAAGATCTGAATCCCCGATTCGCGAGCGCCGGCCGAGTCACGTAAACTCGGTCGGCGCATGTGTGTGCAGCCTCTCGTCAGGGCCGCCGCACGCGCAGTCTCCTGGCCAGAAGGGCCGGGAGAAAGTTCAACCGAAGGACCCATCACATGCCTCCGAAGAAGAAAGTAGCGGCGCTCGTCAAGGTCGCCCTGCAGGCCGGGCAGGCCACCCCGGCCCCCCCGGTCGGTACCGCCCTCGGCCCCCATGGTGTCAACATCATGGAGTTCTGCAAGGCCTACAACGCCCAGACCGAGTCGCAGCGCGGCAACGTCGTCCCCGCAGAGATCACCATCTACGAGGACCGCAGCTTCACCTTCGTCCTGAAGACGCCGCCGGCCGCCGAGCTGATCAAGAAGGCCGCCGGAATCGCCAAGGGCACCGAGAACCCGCTGACCCACAAGGTCGGCAAGATCTCCAAGGACCAGGTGCGCGAGATCGCCCAGACCAAGATGCCCGACCTCAATGCCAATGACATCGAGGCCGCCATGAAGATCGTCGAGGGCAGCGCCCGCTCGATGGGCGTCACCGTCGAGGGCTGATCCCCTCGAGCACGCGACGCGTCGCGGAGGCGAGATCCTCGCGTCCTCGATCACCGTCGCACCCTGATCAATTCTGTGGGAGGGCCTGCGCAGCCCTGACCACACCTGGTGAAAGGAACCAGATATGAAGCGCAGCAAGGGATATCGGGCAGCGGCCGCCAAGCGCGACGCCGACACCCTCTACGGCCCCGAGGCCGGACTGGCCATCGTCGAGGACGCGGCCTCCGCGAAGTTCGACGAGAGCGTCGACGTCGTGGTCCGCCTCGGCGTCGATCCGAAGAAGGCCGACCAGATGGTGCGCGGCACCGTCAACCTCCCTCACGGCACTGGCAAGACGGCACGGGTCCTCGTCTTCGCCACCGGTGAGAAGGCCGAGGCGGCCCGCGAGGCGGGCGCCGATGAGGTCGGTGACGACGATCTCATCGCCAAGATCCAGGGCGGATACCTGGACTTCGACTCGGTGGTCGCCACCCCCGACATGATGGGCAAGGTCGGCCGTCTGGGCCGCGTGCTCGGCCCCCGTGGCCTCATGCCGAACCCGAAGACCGGCACCGTGACCATGGACGTCACCAAGGCCGTCTCCGACATCAAGGGCGGCAAGATCGAGTTCCGCACCGATCGTTACGCCAACCTCCACTTCCTCATCGGCAAGGTCTCCTTCGGGCCGGCCAAGCTGGTGGAGAACTACTACGCCGCTCTTGACGAGGTGCTGAGGCTCAAGCCGTCCTCATCGAAGGGCCGCTACCTGAAGAAGATCACGGTCTCCTCGACCATGGGCCCCGGCGTCCAGCTGGATCCCCTGGCCACCCGCGTGGTCGAGTGACCCCGGCCTGCTGACCGTCGACGAGCCCCCGCCCCTGTGGCGGGGGCTCGTCGCATGTCCGAGGGGGAGGCACCGGATTCCCCGCGCATCGGGCGTTCGCGGTCTCACAACCCCGGGACGGCAGGTTCCCGGGGAGATCCGGGAGGAGCCCGGCCGTACCCCGGGGATCTGGTGGGATCGTCATGGCCTGCGACGCAGTGCCGATGGATGCTGAGCCGCCGCCCGGAGTTGCAAGGGGTCGTCCCTCTGCAGTAATGTCGCACTCACCAATGACCGCTGGTCGGGTTCGCCCGTCAAGCATCCGTCGAGGATGGCCCGCGCAGGTTCTGAGAGTCAGCGCCCCGGAAGGGGACGCGCCCCGTGCCTGTGCGCCGGGGCTTTTTTCATGTTCCGGTCCATTTCTGCGCAGGCCCTGGCGGGTGCCGGGCCGACCGGCGGTCGAGGGTACAAGGCGCCGAGGGTCCGCCCTCGGCGCGCCGTACGAGAAGTGGGAAGGAGACCCAATGGCGAGGTCCGACAAGGCAGCCGCCATCGCGTCGCTCAAGGAGAAGTTCTCCGCGGCCGACGCGACCGTGCTGACTGATTACCGTGGCCTGTCCGTGGCGGCGATGCAGACTCTGCGTCGTTCCCTCGGAGAGGGCAGCACCTACGCCGTTGCGAAGAACACTCTCACCCGCATCGCCGCCAATGAGGCCGGGATCGAGGGGCTCGACGACAAGCTCGTCGGCCCCACCGCCCTGACCTTCATCAACGGCGACGTGGCCACCGCGGCCAAGGGTCTGAGGGACTTCGCGAAGGACAACCCGCTGCTGGTCATCAAGGGCGGCTACATGGACGGTCGCGTCCTGTCAGCCGACGAGGTCAAGAAGCTCGCCGATCTCGAGTCCCGCGAGGTTCTCCTCGCCAAGCTCGCCGGCGGCCTCAAGGCCAACCTCACGAAGGCCGCTCAGGTCTTCAGTGCCCTGCCTGCCAAGGCCGCTCGCGGCTTCGGCGCTCTGCAGGACAAGGCCGCCGCCGATCCCTCGGTGATCGGTGGAGCCGGAGAGGCTTCCGACCAGGAGCCCGAGAACGCAGACGCCTGAGGCGTCCATCGCCCAGGAGAACACCGACGGGTCGCAGACCCGTCAACCCATTCATGAAAGGACGCCCAACATGGCGAAGCTCAGCAACGACGAGCTCCTTGACGCTTTCAAGGAGATGACCCTCATCGAGCTCTCCGAGTTCGTGAAGCAGTTCGAGGAGACCTTCGACGTCTCCGCCGCCGCCCCGGTGGCGGTTGCCGCTGCGGCCCCGGCCGCCGGTGGCGACGCCCCGGCCGAGGAGGAGAAGGACGAGTTCGACGTCATCCTCGAGGCCGCCGGCGACAAGAAGATCCAGGTCATCAAGGAGGTTCGCGCCCTCACCAGCCTCGGTCTGAAGGACGCCAAGGACCTCGTCGAGGCCGCCCCCAAGGCGGTCCTCGAGAAGGCCAAGAAGGACGACGCCGAGAAGGCCAAGGAGGCCCTCGAGGCCGCCGGCGCCACCGTCACCCTCAAGTGACGATCGGCTGATCGCGATCTCATCCGCGGGCCCCTGAGGGTTCGCCGGTGCATGCAGGCCCTTCCGCTTCGGCGGGAGGGCCTGTGGCATTGCCGGGCTCGTTGCCGCGGGGGGTGCGCGTTGCTGCGGGCGGTACGCTGGGGAGCCGTGGGAGCGGGCCCGGGAAACCCGCCGGGTTGCGTCGCGGGAGCGCGATGGGGCAGAGTGCAAGCAGAGCCGCGGATCGGGCCCGTCGGATCCTGCGCGTCACATCTGCACACGGGCGGCATTGGCGCCGCGCGTTTGAGAAGTGCTACTGTGAGGTCTATTCTGTCTTCTTGCCCCACAGACAGCGAAAGCCCGTGCTTGACATGGGCCTTTCTGCATGCCACCGGACTGGTGCTCCCGCCAGTTCAGGAGTTCTCGGAAGGACCGCACCTTGGCCGCCACGCGCACCGCGTCGAAGAACACCAACGTCATCTCGCCCCAGAGCGGGCGAATCTCATTCGCCAAGATCCAGGAGCCGTTGGAGGTGCCGAACCTGCTCGACCTGCAGGTCGAGTCCTTCAACTGGCTCGTCGGTAATGATATCTGGCAGTCCCACGTCGACGAGGCCCTGGCCGAGGGTCGCACCGACATCAACACCAAGTCGGGACTGGAGGAGATCTTCGAGGAGATCTCCCCGATCGAGGACTACTCGGAGACGATGTCGCTGTCGTTCCGGGATCACCGGTTCGAGGATCCCAAGCACTCGGTCGACGAGTGCAAGGACCGCGACACCACCTACGCCGCGCCGCTCTTCGTGACCGCCGAGTTCACCAACAACGAGACCGGTGAGATCAAGTCCCAGACGGTCTTCATCGGCGACTTCCCGCTGATGACCTCGAAGGGCACCTTCATCGTCAACGGCACCGAGCGCGTCGTCGTCTCCCAGCTGGTGCGTTCCCCGGGCGTCTACTTCGAGCGCACCGCCGACAAGACCTCCGACAAGGACATCTACACCTGCAAGGTGATCCCGAGCCGCGGCGCCTGGCTGGAGTTCGAGATCGACAAGCGCGACACCGTCGGCGTCCGCCTCGACCGCAAGCGCAAGCAGAACGTCACCGTCTTCCTCAAGGCCCTGGGCTGGACCCCGGACCGCATCCTCGAGGAGTTCGGCCAGTACGAGTCGATCCGCCAGACCCTCGAGAAGGATCACGGCGTCGAGACCCAGGACCAGGCTCTCCTCGACATCTACAAGAAGCTGCGCCCCGGTGAGCCGCCGGCCCGCGACGCCGCCCAGCAGCTCCTCGAGAACTACTACTTCAACGGCAAGCGCTACGACCTGGCCAAGGTGGGTCGTTACAAGATCAACAAGAAGCTGGGCCTGGACCTGCCCTTCGACACCCAGGTGCTGACCATCGACGACATCGTCGCGGCCATCCACTACATCTGCGCCCTGCACGAGGGCCTGGAGACCCTGCCGCGCGAGGGCCGTGACGACATCTTCGTCGAGCCCGACGACATCGACCACTTCGGCAACCGTCGTCTCCGCACCGTCGGCGAGCTCATCCAGAACCAGCTGCGCACCGGCCTGGGCCGGATGGAGCGCGTGGTGCGCGACCGGATGACCACCCAGGACATCGAGGCCATCACCCCGCAGACCCTCATCAACATCCGCCCGGTGACCGCGGCCATCAAGGAGTTCTTCGGGACCTCCCAGCTGTCGCAGTTCATGGACCAGAACAACCCGCTGGCCGAGATGACCCACAAGCGCCGCCTGTCGGCCCTGGGCCCCGGCGGTCTGTCCCGCGACCGGGCCGGCATGGAGGTCCGCGACGTCCACCCGTCGCACTACGGCCGCATGTGCCCGATCGAGACCCCTGAGGGTCCGAACATCGGCCTCATCGGTTCGCTGGCCTCCTTCGCCCGGGTCAATGCCTTCGGCTTCATCGAGACCCCTTACCGCAAGGTGATCGACGGCCAGGTGACCGACGACGTCCACTACCTCACCGCCGATGAGGAGGACCGCTTCATCATCGCCCAGGCGAACGCCCCGTTGACCGACGACGGCCACTTCTCCAACGAGCGGGTTCTGGTGCGCAAGCGTCACGGCGACCCCGATGAGGTGCCGCCAGCCGAGATCGACTACATGGACGTCTCCCCGCGCCAGATGGTGTCGGTGGCCTCCGCGCTGATCCCCTTCCTCGAGCACGACGACGCGTCGCGGGCCCTGATGGGCGCCAACATGCAGCGTCAGGCGGTGCCGCTCATCAAGACCGAGGCTCCTCTGGTCGGCACCGGCATGGAGTACCGCTGCGCCACCGACGTCGGCGAGGTCACCCTGGCCGAGAAGCCCGGCACTGTGCTGTCGGTCTCCGCGGACCTCGTCGACATCGCCTGCGACGACGGCACCTACCAGACCTACAAGCTGGAGAAGTTCCGCCGCTCCAATGCCGGCACCTGCATCAACCAGCGCCCGGTCGTCAAGGCCGGTCAGCGCGTCGAGGTCGGCACCCCGCTGGCCGACGGCCCGTCGACCGATCAGGGCGAGCTGGCCCTGGGCCGCAACGTGCTCACCGCCTTCATGCCCTGGCAGGGCCTGAACTACGAGGACGCCATCGTGCTGTCCGAGCGCATCGTCCAGGACGACGTGCTCACCTCGATCCACATCGAGGAGCACGAGGTGGACGCCCGCGACACCAAGCTCGGTGCCGAGGAGATCACTCGGGACATCCCGAACGTCTCCGACGACA harbors:
- the rplK gene encoding 50S ribosomal protein L11, which produces MPPKKKVAALVKVALQAGQATPAPPVGTALGPHGVNIMEFCKAYNAQTESQRGNVVPAEITIYEDRSFTFVLKTPPAAELIKKAAGIAKGTENPLTHKVGKISKDQVREIAQTKMPDLNANDIEAAMKIVEGSARSMGVTVEG
- the rplA gene encoding 50S ribosomal protein L1, which encodes MKRSKGYRAAAAKRDADTLYGPEAGLAIVEDAASAKFDESVDVVVRLGVDPKKADQMVRGTVNLPHGTGKTARVLVFATGEKAEAAREAGADEVGDDDLIAKIQGGYLDFDSVVATPDMMGKVGRLGRVLGPRGLMPNPKTGTVTMDVTKAVSDIKGGKIEFRTDRYANLHFLIGKVSFGPAKLVENYYAALDEVLRLKPSSSKGRYLKKITVSSTMGPGVQLDPLATRVVE
- the secE gene encoding preprotein translocase subunit SecE, translating into MTDEQHPRGADGQSPSSDDSLAPTGEALSSGKLPDTDDYEVVDEEAEELTGTDGEPDSTPDKGDPQDMVVDDPEQLDEAEDAARKARSSRPRRRNAAQATAKSTDKTDDEPEDDEAAEDQADQKADDAGKPHVPRREITRAPVRRSKAEKADDEDAGKRANPVKFTKQSVAELKKVKWPTASETGQYFLVVLVFVLLIIAVVGGLDALFAWGLLKTLGD
- the rpoB gene encoding DNA-directed RNA polymerase subunit beta encodes the protein MAATRTASKNTNVISPQSGRISFAKIQEPLEVPNLLDLQVESFNWLVGNDIWQSHVDEALAEGRTDINTKSGLEEIFEEISPIEDYSETMSLSFRDHRFEDPKHSVDECKDRDTTYAAPLFVTAEFTNNETGEIKSQTVFIGDFPLMTSKGTFIVNGTERVVVSQLVRSPGVYFERTADKTSDKDIYTCKVIPSRGAWLEFEIDKRDTVGVRLDRKRKQNVTVFLKALGWTPDRILEEFGQYESIRQTLEKDHGVETQDQALLDIYKKLRPGEPPARDAAQQLLENYYFNGKRYDLAKVGRYKINKKLGLDLPFDTQVLTIDDIVAAIHYICALHEGLETLPREGRDDIFVEPDDIDHFGNRRLRTVGELIQNQLRTGLGRMERVVRDRMTTQDIEAITPQTLINIRPVTAAIKEFFGTSQLSQFMDQNNPLAEMTHKRRLSALGPGGLSRDRAGMEVRDVHPSHYGRMCPIETPEGPNIGLIGSLASFARVNAFGFIETPYRKVIDGQVTDDVHYLTADEEDRFIIAQANAPLTDDGHFSNERVLVRKRHGDPDEVPPAEIDYMDVSPRQMVSVASALIPFLEHDDASRALMGANMQRQAVPLIKTEAPLVGTGMEYRCATDVGEVTLAEKPGTVLSVSADLVDIACDDGTYQTYKLEKFRRSNAGTCINQRPVVKAGQRVEVGTPLADGPSTDQGELALGRNVLTAFMPWQGLNYEDAIVLSERIVQDDVLTSIHIEEHEVDARDTKLGAEEITRDIPNVSDDMLANLDENGIVRIGAEVGTGDILVGKVTPKGETELTPEERLLRAIFGEKAREVRDTSLKVPHGEEGTVIGVRIFDADEGDELAPGVNQMVRVYVAQKRKISVGDKLSGRHGNKGVISKILPIEDMPFMEDGTPVDMVLNPLGVPSRMNVGQVLEMHLGWIAHSGWDITQAEGDWAERLRDVGLAQVEPDSRLATPVFDGAKEHEITGLLTNGVPDRDGNHLVDPDGKATLYDGRTGEPFPKKVGVGYMYELKLHHLVDDKIHARSTGPYSMITQQPLGGKAQFGGQRFGEMEVWAMEAYGAAWALQELLTIKSDDVPGRVKVYEAIVKGENIPEPGIPESFKVLVKEMKSLCLNVEVLNSDGMEIDLRESEEDMRPSGLGIDLSRRPGSDNALAE
- the rplL gene encoding 50S ribosomal protein L7/L12; the protein is MAKLSNDELLDAFKEMTLIELSEFVKQFEETFDVSAAAPVAVAAAAPAAGGDAPAEEEKDEFDVILEAAGDKKIQVIKEVRALTSLGLKDAKDLVEAAPKAVLEKAKKDDAEKAKEALEAAGATVTLK
- the nusG gene encoding transcription termination/antitermination protein NusG, with translation MTDSPEFNDAGRNEPTSDDQDTSAAEPQIDLDALGAEESDSSKDDDIQIDLGALGDDEKPAEEAPLNLDFDAEESGPADEDVARNLGIGQALDQEEEEESAEDEASQQNQDAVDAAVEKLKDDLSSKFGEWYVVHTYSGMENKVKQNLDARVQTLNMEDYIYETVVPTEEVVEIRNGARKTITRVYLPGYVLVRMDLTDESWGTVRHTPSVTGFVGQSTTPVPLTFDEVVKMLTPSVIAQVNHDMAGQAPSPKAKRKVEVADYEVGESVQITDGAFTGVPAIITEINVNSQRIKASVEILGRSTPVDLEFNQIEKI